The DNA segment ACCCGGTCCGGTCGTGCCGATGACGACCCTGGAGACGCCCGGTGTCGAGCCGGCGCCCGTCTTCCATCATCCGGCCGTACCTCAGGCGCTCGAACCCGGTCCCGTCGCGGCCGACACGGCGGTCAGGCCGCTGGTCGAGCCGCCGCCGCCCAAGTCGCCGCAGCCACGTCCGATCCCGTCCGAGTCGAGTCGGGTCGGGCGCGCCGCCCCGCCGAGTCGACCGGTCGATCCGGATGTCGATTCCGACTGGGAGCGCGACCTGTTGCGCCAGTTGGAGGCCGAGCAGGCGGCGATGAATGCTGCGCGCGAAATCCTGATGGAACCGCCGCGGACGGGGCCGGTGCCGGATGATCTGGTCCAGGACATCGAGACCTTCAAGCAGCAGTTGCGGCGCGAGCAGGGGATGCCGCCGCCGGCCTCCCGGCGCGCGCCGGTCGAGATCCGGGGTGATCCGACCCGATTGAAGCTGACGCCCCAGCAGCAGGCGGCCCTGCCCGGCTATCTGATGACCGTGCATGTCTACGACCCGGATGTCGCCAAGCGCTTCGTCGTCATCAATGCGTTACGCTATCGCGAGGGCGAGGAGACGCGCGAGGGTCTGCGCGTGGAGCGGATTCTCCAGGAAGGGGCCGTGCTCAGTTATCT comes from the Allochromatium tepidum genome and includes:
- a CDS encoding general secretion pathway protein GspB, which gives rise to MSYILEALKKSQQERELGQVPTLDATGLFVEDREPVETHHWALFAVGLAALAVVIALYAAFRGTQPGPVVPMTTLETPGVEPAPVFHHPAVPQALEPGPVAADTAVRPLVEPPPPKSPQPRPIPSESSRVGRAAPPSRPVDPDVDSDWERDLLRQLEAEQAAMNAAREILMEPPRTGPVPDDLVQDIETFKQQLRREQGMPPPASRRAPVEIRGDPTRLKLTPQQQAALPGYLMTVHVYDPDVAKRFVVINALRYREGEETREGLRVERILQEGAVLSYLGNPFYVPR